From Osmerus eperlanus chromosome 16, fOsmEpe2.1, whole genome shotgun sequence:
TATCAAATAAAAGAGATATCTAAATAAATGGTTTGAATTTCacaatccccccccacacacacacacacaccaccaccacacatccTATTACAAAGTATTGTTTTCCTTCTTTCCCAGACATCTTCGTGTTGATTGCGTCTGTgccggtggtggtggtgcgtaACCAGGGCAACGTGCTGGCCACGTCCCTGCGCAGCCTACGTTTCCTGCAGATCCTGCGAATGCTTCGCATGGATCGGCGCGGGGGCACCTGGAAACTTCTGGGCTCTGCTATCTACGCACACAGCAAGGTACAGAGACCCTCACTGTACTGTTTTAAGGACACCCTTTACGCCCTGGAGTGTTCGAAGCATGCCAGACCAGCCTAGGTGCATTTCTGGAACAGGTGGAATGCTGTTGTTTGCGTGCTGGTAGAAGCTTGTTCGTGAGTAGAGTTGCAGTTGTGGTGGTTGTTTGAATTTTTGGGGTCTTTAAAGACCTTTCATTAACTCAAACTCATCacgtaaaatacatgttttttttatcttcAGTCTTCATCTAAGTTATGTACAAATCAAAGTGTTCCATAATGTGGAGAATATTAAATTATGAAGATTAGATAGGTCATATCAATGTAATGATGTGAGGTTTGGAGTCGCTGTTTAATGTCAGGGTCAACTAGGCATATTCGTAGCATATTGCAGTCTGCACAGAAACTGGATATTGCAGGATGATCCGTATAAACCATCAATGATCCACACATATTCACAGAGCACTGTCGTGTGTAGAAGGCCTGTTGAAAGCCTCCTGTACATTAAACCGCACAGGAGGTATCGACCTGTATATGGTAATCTGTGATGTTCCTCCAGGAGTTGATCACTGCCTGGTATATCGGCTTCCTGTCGCTCATCCTGGCCTCCTTCTTGGTGTACTTGGTGGAGAAGGACGACGTCACCATGGACGTGTCTGACCCCGACAACCCCACTGCCCAGCCCAAGCCCCAGGACTTCGACACATACGCAGACGCTCTTTGGTGGGGCCTGGTACGTGTGTAGTTATATACTTGTAGCCGGTgtgtggtgaaactcactcctcaagtatgtaacatgccacccgcgtcaacgaattgctagcttttcgttggcgtagttggtagtggtggcgcttgggaagtcagaggtggcaggtttGACTCCCGGTGGAAGCGAACATTGGCCCGTATGCCTCTGATGGAgattgcaagaccacgtctgttacatactcacacacgctTGGAGTGGAGGAGATCTATAACTTTCATGATTctataattgtgtgtgttatatataAAAACTCCTAAATTTTGCAACTGAATTTTGAGTCTTTGCAAGCATAATTCTGACCCAGATCTTTTTATTATATATGGTTTTATAACGACCTGTATATCATGTTgaactacaaaaaaaaacatagcgTCCCACAAGGCATCTTAAATAAGGCCATGGTGTTAACGAATGAATGTCATGTTTCATGTGTAGATCACGTTGACTACGATTGGCTACGGCGACAAAACCCCCAAAACGTGGGCTGGGAGACTGTTAGCTGGGACGTTCGCTCTGATTGGAGTATCCTTCTTCGCTCTGCCTGCGGTGAGTATACCGCAGGATTGACTGTGCTGGTCTGGCTACTTTCACATTGACACTTTTTTTTAAGGATGTTTCCCAAGGCAAGTTAGTCAATAGCATGTTATTATTTATAATGACGGCGTAGCAAGGTTCAGCACAGCGTGAAGGGTGATCTCAACGTTTTTGACCTACTACAGTGTTCCGAACAACTTACGTTCTAATTTAATTGTTATCTTTATGGCTTCTAAGTACCAATGACACTGACACTACTACTTAAATAACTACTTACTTAAGTCTTAAAATCACTGATAGAAACAACACGCAGTTAGGTTATTTATTTCAAAAGAGGCAAATGCTTCATGATTAGTCTATGAATATACATCTTCTCCTTGTGGATGTACCTTCCCTTTGGCTATGTGTGGTTGATAAACCGAGCACACCCCATGGGGGATCTACAGTTGATTAATGGTGTCTTTTTCAGCGATGGGATCGGTAGTTAATTACTTCTGTCTATCCCTGCAGGGCATCCTAGGCTCAGGCCTAGCTTTGAAAGTTCAGGAGCAGCACAGACAGAAGCACTTTGAGAAGCGCAGGCATCCTGCCGCTGGACTCATCCAGGTGAGCTAATGATGCGGACCTTAGTGACGTGGATCTTAGTGACGTGGATCTTACTGAGGACAACCTAACCCTAATGATGCGGACCTTAAAGGCCTTTGCACACTGAGTCCAAAATTTGTGTCCGAAATGTTTTGcacgttaaaaaataaatacgacctcacgttatgtcaatcatgcttacacactgcctccgTGAATTGTAGCATTGCTTTTTTTCTGTACAGTCTGCCTGGCGATATTATGCCACCAATCCAATCAGAGAAGACCTTATTGCCACATGGAGATTCTATGAGACTATAATCTCACTTCCCTGTTTCAGGTAAGTGATGTATACCATAGCTTCTGGCCATTATAAAACGGATCTATTAAAGCACAATGTTTTGCTCGTTTCACATTGTAAAACCTGTGGTGATACTGTATAGTTGTGCTCATGCTGTATTTGTGGTCAGTGTCATTTAATTattgatttatatatatatacactataaTTTGTTAGTTTAAATTATCATCATCATTTCTTCAATTTACTTTTTTCCTGTTCTGTTTTATTCTTTAGTTTGCATGATTAACTTTATCCTGAATCCATTGGAGACCTTGGTTTCCACTGGAACAGGATTTCCCCGTGACAATACAAGTTATACATCTGTGAGGTACAGATGTCCTCTGGTCTCCCTGATCCCGACCACACTGGTTcacaaaaaataaatgaatgaaaacaGACAGAAGGTGTATAGTGTTGTTACCGTCTGTCTGAACAACAGACTTTGTTGTTTTAATCGGCAAAACAAACTTTAATAACTAACATTTTCTATTTGTGTCCTCAGGAAGGACAATTTGGAGGGCATAGCAAGGTAAGTCTCCATTCTTTGAGCCCTGATGATGAGACACGTTTCAAACATACGGTATACATATCCAACGTTTCTGATGGCATTTTAATGATCTCTTTAAGCCAGAAAGAGTAATGATAAAATCTTAATATTCCCTCTTCAAATAACTTCAGATAGTAAATCAGAACTCGTATCAATTTCCCTGCAAAGTAGTGGCTAATGGTTCCGGTAAATATATGTTCCATTATGGACACTCACATATCTTGCTCTTTAATGAAGATGTCTATCATATCAGACACTTTATGACATAATTGTTGAGATTATTTCAGAATCGCATTAGTGAGTCCATTAGTTTGGTTTAAATAATGAATGGCAGCTGCATCATCCAGAGAAAGGGGTAATGATGAGTCTTGGGTTGTTTAATTTTATTGCtccacatttaaaatgttacaaATGTAGTATTGAAAAACAATGACGTAAGGGACCTGGTTTATTTGTAAATTTGATCAACTATACAGTGCCCGTGTAGGTGAAATACTTTTGTGATCTGGCGAACGGGGTGGGTCTCGGAGCTTACTGCCACACACAAGGATACCACACTCAACACTGCACATCCTGGGGTTCTGAGCAACACACCTCCCAAATTCTAACTTCATACTGTGCCCAGTTCTCAAGATAATTGAGccgcagaaagacagagagagagattcctgCCTTTATCGTTAGATGGAGACGTATTAAGATGCCCAGATGATGTTACAGTATGAATGTCTTTCTCACAATCCCACAGAGCATATAGTGGGCTTTTCCAGAAACCTCAATGTAACATGACTCCTTTCTTTGACACCCTCTGAAGTATATGTCGTCTGAGATAAAGAGAATGACATGATGCTATTTCACCAAAATCTTCACAAGTCTTCACAAATAAACAGAAAGTAAAAACCATCATTCATTTAATTGCAATTCGCCACAAAAAAATCGAATCATCCAGTCTAATAacgcctctcttctctctggactgactctcacgctctcacactACTCTGTCATCTCCTATGTGTTTGCATGTCACTGTGCTATGCACCAGACTCACCACTGCTTCTTTGGTCCTGATAGTCTGGTAATGACGGGCCTATCAGTGCATACGTTCTGCTCCAACGCCTTGGCCCTGACCACTGCCCtctgcctcttctccccctctctctctctactaatCCATGTTCACCACTCAGGATTGAGTTACTGGCCTCTAAATGCTACTTGGCAGCTGTCCCAAAAGCCAAGCCCTGGACACCTCTGCCAACACTCAGacatgggagagggagagagaaagagagagagagagagagagggagagagggagagggagggggagaggggctagagagagagagaggggggtggggagagaatgAGTAAAAGTGCGAAAGAAAGAGTGCACCGATAGGATCTGGGGGTGGGAAATTAGTGGCTTGACATTATCACGCTGGCTTTGAAAGATCAGGTGGATGTGAGCCAGAGAGTTTTTTAGCAATGACAGAAACAAAAGTGGCCCTGCTGTAGAAATAATGGACGATAAGCGAAGAACCAAGAGGTTATCTGCCCACTCGTCGCCTATCAAAATGTTATTCCCCAGACATATAGTATACGTGTGGAGAGAATGGAAACAGGGGACTTTACTTCAGAGTGCTGGTGATACTGATACTGTTTGAGTTTCTAGAAACAGAGAAATGACATCATAACTGAGAGGATTGGGTGCATCGCAACGCTTTGAAGACCGGCGCGTCTCAGAGGACGAGCGGTGGACGAAGGGGGTCGTGGAGACGTTTTTTTTGTGCTCTTCGATTACAAATCGCTGTAATCACGTCTAATTTTCTCTCCTTTATCCCGTCAGAGAGGCGGGAAAGAgagtctctcttccccctttaaAGCGTCCCATTCTCCAGCCTCTCACCACCGTAATCTGCTCGTCCCTTTCTGCCCCGGGGCGAGATAGAGGAGCATATTGTGTCTCCTCTGTGGGAGAAAAGTCCGGGAGAATGCTTCGCGTTTCGGAGGCCTTGTTGTGCTGTTGTCAGCTCGGTTACATCCACCCAAGGCACAGGAGTCTTGTTTTACCCAGTGAGCTCTCTACTCTGCCAAATATTGCCAGTGATTGGACAATAAAGGAGTCCAATCTCCCCTGGTTCTTTGAGTCTTCCTTAGTGCCAAAGCTGAAAAACACTCATTTCTAAATAAGAGGTAGTTTAAAGAAAAGGGATACTCCACTGACTGTGTTGTCGTTCCCTGCGAAGTCCCAGTTGCCGTGGTATCAACATTCTTATCTGAGTTCATCGTCGTTTATCGTCAATTATCATTAAAGAAACCTTCAATAACACCAAATAAACAGTATCGATATCTTGAAAATGGATCTGACCAACTTGCCCTTTCTCTCTCGTAGCCAAAAGCTGACCTTGCTGGAGCGAGTGCGCCTACCCAGCTCCCGGCAGTCCATAGGGAGGGGTAAACCCATCATGCCAGGGAACGCAGACTCCATAGAAGAGAGCCCTTCGAAGGAGGCCAAACCGGCTGGCTTCAGTAACCGGGAGCGTTTCCGTACCGCCTTCCGCATGAAAGCCTACACGCTGCGCCAGAGCTCTGAAGGTACACAGACAACACAAAGAATTTAATATTTATTTGTGAAAagagttcaattttttttttatatacatcAGTAACATTTGATTTGTTAGCccaattccttaaccgctccgaaggttgctggttcaattcccggctgtgccatatgacgttgtgtccttgggcaaggcacttgaccctacttgccttggggagaatgtccctgtacttactgtaagtcgctctggataagagcgtctgctatatgactaaatgtaaatgtatttctgtGATATAAAGAGCTCTCGTTGCATCAGGTTGTTGTCTATTCAGGCTTACTTTTCACCACAGTCGGGAAAGCACAAAGGTTCTTGGGTGTCGCGGTATCACTGCGTCTCAGTGAGCAACGGTTTTCGTATGTTGCATATGAGGATATCTGAACCTGACGTCCTTTTGAAGTCACCTGCTAATGTGGTCAGTTTTGACATTGTGTTTGTCCCACCAGATGCTGGAGGCTTGCAGGACCCCGAGGAGAGAGGCTTCCCTCCAGACATCCTGCTGGAGGAGATGATCCCCACTTTGAAGCTGGTCATCAGAGCGGTCAGGTGAGCCTGACGCCTTTGAGTTCCAGCTGCCGTGCAGGAAGTTCCAGCTACTGTACAGGAAGTTCCAGCTACTGTACAGGAAGTTCCAGCCGCTGTACAGGAAGTTCCAGCTACTGTACAGGAAGTTCCAGCTACTGTACAGGAAGTTCCAGCCGCTGTACAGGAAGTTCCAGCTACTGTACAGGAAGTTCCAGCTGCTGTACAGGAAGTTCCAGCCGCTGTACAGGAAGTTCCAGCTACTGTACAGGAAGTTCCAGCTACTGTACAGGAAGTTCCAGCTGCTGTACAGGAAGTTCCAGCCGCTGTACAGGAAGTTCCAGCTACTGTACAGGAAGTTCCAGCTACTGTACAGGAAGTTCCAGCTGCTGTACAGGAAGTTCCAGCTGCTGTACAGGAAGTTCCAGCTACTGTCCTTCCTGAACTTCCTGCAGCCAcaacagacaccccccccccccacccttccccaaGGAACATAACTCATAGCCTCAGCCAAGCCAGTTCAGAAACGACTCGGGTCAAATTACAGTTTAAATCCTTTCAAACAATTTGAGCGTTTGCTTTAGCCTGTCTAGTGTGCTGGGTGAGAGCGGGGGAGATAGCACTTTGACTTATTCTCTCCGTTTTTCTCTGCCTCAAAGCTCAAATCAAGCACAGTTTAGGGATTACAGAGTTTGAAGCGCCATTTGATGGCTTGTTAAGCTGTCTTCCCCTTTTCTCCGGAAAGACCAGAAGGATGAAGGATTGACTACCATGGCTCACATGAAATAAAATCTGAATGCGGTAAAGGTTTTTATTCCCTaagaacagaggcagaggaatgTCTCTGCTCTTAGGGAATAAAAGCCTTTACCGCAGTGCTATAACCGAAGCATAAATCATTGCTATTCGACGGCATTGTAGACCAGAGACTGGGAATCGTTTCCTTTGTAAAcaccaaacacatacacacatttagttGAACATCTATAGGCCACACCTTTGACATAATGTAAGAACCCAATGTTTCATTAATACCTAAGAGATGAGTGATCAACACACCATGAATGTGTATTCCCTTCCACTCCattatgtatgtgtgaatgGACTCGTGAATAGGATGTTGACTTCTGTGGGGTTTCGTTTCAAGATAAGTTCCTGCTGTCAGAGAGTGATACTTGTCTAGCACCAGTCTACCACGGAAAGGCTGTTGTGTTCAATTCACCAAAAAGAGATTTCGCTATGCGAAACAAAGCAAGCCTGAATGAGTTCTCAGACTAATCGGTTGCCAGTGGCAACTTTGCCAAGTTATTTCAATGCGTAAAGGAGTTATCAATTTGTGTTTATAGATGTTTTTACAACATAGTAATCATTATTAATCCTGTACAATAGCTGATATCACATTATAATTTTATGCAAACATCTAAAATGTTCCTCGTTTAAGTACGTTCATACTGTCTTTGGTTACAGTCATATTTAAGTAGTTTCTAATGTATTTTATCATATTGATCATATATCTTTCATAGTCTAATAGGCTTCAATATCTTCTCATATGAACTGTTTCTCTCACAGGATCATGAGGTTCCTCTTAAACAAAAAGCGATTCAAGGAGACGTTGAGGCCTTACGATGTGAAGGACGTGATCGAGCAGTACTCTGCTGGCCATCTGGACATGCTCTGCAGGATTAAATACCTTCAGACAAGGTGGGCAGTGTTGGGTTGGAGTCCATTTAAATGTACGCTATATAAAGCATCCGAATGTGCTCACGAACATGAATGCGTGAGGtgacttttttatttattgaagaGGTTGTTTTCTACTTGGAGTGTCCGCACATTCCTCTCATGCAGCGTCAAACTGCCGTGATGAATTCACATCAGGGAACAAATCAAAGAAATTAAGTTACGTTGTGTTTTACTGACATTTGGAATCAAATCTCGTTTGTCCTTCTTTGGCTTTTCAGAATAGACATGATCCTGGCCCCaggacctcctctcaccccgaAACACAAGAAGACTCAGAAGACACCCTTTGCCTACCCACCTCAACAGTCACCCAGGTCCAAACCCAAATAACATTATGTGCTAAAACATTTGCATACTTAATATGCATAGATCTTCATTATGTCACATTCCATTTCTTTCCTGATCCCTTGACCTACCACAAGCGTACAATGTTGACATATTTATGTGGTTGAACTATATTTATCTGTGATTGTGTTGCAGGCAAGAGACCTATCTAGCCAAAACATCCTTGCCGGATGCTGATGACCAAAGCATGATGGGCCGATTCGTCAGAGTAGAGAGACAGGTAAAGAGCTATTAGACTTGATTGAAACCTTCTGGTTGAGAGCTTATTGCCTGACCACTACGCCATTTTCTATGGCTAATGGGCTTATTCTCAATGACCATGGCCAACGTAAGCTAAATATACACTGTGCACATCTAAATTGAGCAATGTTTGGCTGgtagttttttgttgttcttttgaCTCCTGTATCTACATACTGAACTGATTCTGAGATCATTTTAAAACGTTAGTGTGCTAAGACTTTCCTGGGATGGGGTACACGATGTTACCCAGCAGTTTGTAAAACATGGATGGGATCTGGCACATGATGAGCAACCATGAGCAGGGGCGTAGGTTTATTTAAcaacgtggggggggggagattttgAGGAACTGAGGATAAATGTTTGAAtaaatgtttaaaataaaaagTTTGCTCTTTTCAAAAAGTGAGTGGGACATTTTACACCCATGCACGATGAAAGCTACACCCCCtgcccatgtgtgtgtccaggtggaggacatggagaagaagctAGACTTCCTGGTGGACATGCACATCCAGCACATCGAACACCTCCAGGTGGACTCTGCCGGTGCAGCTCACATGACCATGGAGCCCTGTAACCCCACGGGGGGCGACCCCCTCTGCGGCCTGGACGCCAGGGACGGTCGTGGCTACGCCGAGATCCGCCGGGTCTTCTTAAACTACAGCGAGACCTGCCCGCACATGTCTTACCAGGTACCCGTGAGAAAGGTCATGCCTTACTATAGCCACCACAAGGAGCTTTGCACTgccgggaggggagagggtggaggagggctggggctgcCTGGGGGCGGGTGCCTATCCCTGGATCACCagaaccccccgcccccaccccacctccaccccggcCCCATCCCGACCTACACAGAGCGGCCTACTGTCCTCCCCATCAGCTCCCTGCAGGACTTCCAGATGGCTGGGCGGGGGGAAGGGGACAGCCCCTGCATGGAGCAGCTCTCGGCGGGGCTGGGCAGGACcacggggcagggaggggacacGCCCCTCTCCATGCTCTCGGTGAACCACGAGGAGCTGGAGCGCTCTCCCAGCGGGTTCAGCATATCGGGcgaacaggagggggagggggacccCTCGATGGGGgccgctggggaggaggggggaggagaccagGCGAGGGAGAGACGCTACCTGGCGGAGGGGGAGACCGACACGGACTCGGACCCCTTTACACCCAGCGGGGGGGCTCTCCCCTTGTCCTCCACGGGGGAGGGCTTTCCTGACTCTGTGTGGAACACCCCTCCATGAGCCCACCCAAGCCCTTACTGACTCGAACCCCAGACCTAACTTGGCTGAAGGTGAAGTGACAGGCCATGCCTGGAGATTCAAGTCGGTTTGGGGTAAAAACACTTGGTGAGAAGTCAGAAACAATTCCAGTCTGAACAAATCTGGGTAAGATCGGTTTTACCTCAGTATGGTTTGATGGACTTTGGCATTGTCATCAACTCTCCCAAGTCCTTTGACACACACTCGACTCAGTGgcagagagaaagcagaggCTTCGAGGGAGCTTACATAGACAACAACTCACTGTTTGTATAGTAAACAGACTTTGTACAGTGCACTCACCACAGAAATTTAGCGAGGAtgagaaatatataaacattaaTACTACTATAAATATACACCCAAAGCTTTATCGCTGCAAAGCAAAACGCACTGCATGTAATGCATGCAATTTTTAGAGGTAGACATTGCAAAGTTCAGGTATCAGGTAAAAGAAAATGAGTTTGAATGGATACTTATAAATGCTATGCCATTTTGTAAcacttatttttttataagaatacattttcattttttgcaTGGTTTGCATGATGATGCACCATTTAAGAACGGTTGAGATTAATATTTTTTAACCAAAAGTCTCCTGTCTCATTGTTTTATACTAGTTGGTTATTACTATGGGAGCTTCAACAACAGTCGCAAGTCAAAGATAAAGGATTCCATGATGTTTGTTTAGTCAATACACTTTGTAGGAAGCTTAAAACATGTATCTTCATTTTTCAAGCTGCTTCACTATGAACCCTTTCTGGAATTCAATCtcaaacactaaaacccatgtTCTTTGGCGCATCTTATCTTTATTTAATGCTTTCCTTCATTGCATCCAAAAACAAATCAATAAAATAGGATTTATTTGCTCATATATTCACAAGTGAAAGACACTGATAAAAGGTAACTGATAAACATGTAAAGGAAACTGGTTGCAGATGGACATAGGTAATGAACTGGGAATACAGACCTAGGTAAGTGTTAATGAACATGGTTTGGATTAGTCCACACATCAATGTATTTAGCCCAGTCATAAGGTACTGTATATTAAGACAAGACAAATCTTGTTTGATAACAGCGATAATAGCTTTGGGCAAGCTAAATggttaaaaagaaaagaaaaaaaaaacattttcaaattaaTTCTGAGAAGCTAAATTGTTGACTACATTTAATGTGGGTT
This genomic window contains:
- the kcnq3 gene encoding potassium voltage-gated channel subfamily KQT member 3, with protein sequence MGIRSRNVGNGSEEQRDKKASALPGDLDQGSGADKDGALLLVAPGRDDFKRGSTGIGLLAKTPLGYTRPTKRNNIRKRRIQNLIYDTLERPRGWALLYHAFVFLIVLGCLILAILTTFKEHEKDSAHWLVILETFTIFIFGAEFGLRIWAAGCCCRYKGWRGRLKFARKPLCILDIFVLIASVPVVVVRNQGNVLATSLRSLRFLQILRMLRMDRRGGTWKLLGSAIYAHSKELITAWYIGFLSLILASFLVYLVEKDDVTMDVSDPDNPTAQPKPQDFDTYADALWWGLITLTTIGYGDKTPKTWAGRLLAGTFALIGVSFFALPAGILGSGLALKVQEQHRQKHFEKRRHPAAGLIQSAWRYYATNPIREDLIATWRFYETIISLPCFRKDNLEGIASQKLTLLERVRLPSSRQSIGRGKPIMPGNADSIEESPSKEAKPAGFSNRERFRTAFRMKAYTLRQSSEDAGGLQDPEERGFPPDILLEEMIPTLKLVIRAVRIMRFLLNKKRFKETLRPYDVKDVIEQYSAGHLDMLCRIKYLQTRIDMILAPGPPLTPKHKKTQKTPFAYPPQQSPRQETYLAKTSLPDADDQSMMGRFVRVERQVEDMEKKLDFLVDMHIQHIEHLQVDSAGAAHMTMEPCNPTGGDPLCGLDARDGRGYAEIRRVFLNYSETCPHMSYQVPVRKVMPYYSHHKELCTAGRGEGGGGLGLPGGGCLSLDHQNPPPPPHLHPGPIPTYTERPTVLPISSLQDFQMAGRGEGDSPCMEQLSAGLGRTTGQGGDTPLSMLSVNHEELERSPSGFSISGEQEGEGDPSMGAAGEEGGGDQARERRYLAEGETDTDSDPFTPSGGALPLSSTGEGFPDSVWNTPP